In one window of Octopus bimaculoides isolate UCB-OBI-ISO-001 chromosome 20, ASM119413v2, whole genome shotgun sequence DNA:
- the LOC106870411 gene encoding roundabout homolog 2 isoform X2, with protein MVSLNSLLIICFLSDPVDAIRLIPDVREWRLVRGTKKTFRCVALGNPDPTIIWEFFPQASQTSRISWGRTIKLDPDTSGVYVCTANNTVGGISYKLTKTLTVTVYPVDAIRLIPDVREWRLVRGTKKTFDCVTLGNPEPTIMWEFFPQASQTSKISWGRSIELDPDTSGVYVCTANNTVGGISNKLTKTLTVTVYDLRTKPMPPTMIEELSTCKPNPRTTTEKAVASAASVTETLNIMITSVISTLIILIVVTVFAIILYKYRARPAKIQKPRRAPQNNRRQVNMMNGKLGHAHLQGTPKNIQMYNNAFDC; from the exons ATGGTTTCCTTAAATTCTCTTTTGATCATCTGTTTTCTTTCAGATCCTGTTGATGCCATCAGACTAATTCCAGATGTCAGAGAATGGAGACTGGTTCGTGGCACCAAAAAAACATTCCGATGTGTAGCACTTGGCAACCCTGACCCCACAATCATATGGGAGTTCTTCCCACAGGCATCTCAAACTAGCAGGATATCTTGGGGTAGAACTATCAAACTGGACCCTGACACAAGTGGAGTCTATGTGTGTACTGCTAACAACACAGTTGGTGGAATTTCCTATAAATTGACCAAGACTTTGACCGTTACTGTCT ATCCTGTTGATGCCATCAGACTAATTCCAGATGTCAGAGAATGGAGACTGGTTCGTGGCACCAAAAAAACATTTGACTGTGTAACACTTGGCAACCCTGAGCCCACAATCATGTGGGAGTTCTTCCCGCAGGCATCTCAAACCAGCAAGATATCTTGGGGTAGATCTATTGAACTGGACCCTGACACAAGTGGAGTCTATGTGTGTACGGCTAACAACACAGTTGGTGGAATCTCCAATAAGTTGACCAAGACTTTGACCGTTACTGTCT ATGATCTCCGGACAAAGCCAATGCCACCAACAATGATTGAAGAGCTTTCAACATGCAAACCAAATCCCAGAACCACAACAGAGAAagctgttgcttctgctgcttctgttaCAG AAACACTGAATATTATGATTACAAGTGTCATCTCTACGTTGATCATCCTCATTGTTGTGACTGTCTTTGCCATCATTCTGTACAAGTATAGAGCTAGACCAGCAAAAATTCAAA AACCTCGACGAGCTCCACAGAA CAACCGGAGACAAGTGAATATGATGAACGGAAAACTGGGCCATGCCCATTTGCAAGGGACCCCAAAGAATATTCAGATGTATAACAAT GCATTTGACTGCTGA
- the LOC106870411 gene encoding fibroblast growth factor receptor-like 1 isoform X1: protein MVSLNSLLIICFLSDPVDAIRLIPDVREWRLVRGTKKTFRCVALGNPDPTIIWEFFPQASQTSRISWGRTIKLDPDTSGVYVCTANNTVGGISYKLTKTLTVTVYPVDAIRLIPDVREWRLVRGTKKTFDCVTLGNPEPTIMWEFFPQASQTSKISWGRSIELDPDTSGVYVCTANNTVGGISNKLTKTLTVTVYVPPTPVPPSTKEPSTKPVSTTKKSGAPPAPSTDKNKIIIGSIIPILIIIIIVIIVIILYKRRAKPAEIEEPPEKPRNNHSEVNMMNTKPDLVHSTGIEKKVPMYNNGFDHGGEDDLSSMEVTFDDKPRSRKPVIPLSSPDTYNTTLPCV, encoded by the exons ATGGTTTCCTTAAATTCTCTTTTGATCATCTGTTTTCTTTCAGATCCTGTTGATGCCATCAGACTAATTCCAGATGTCAGAGAATGGAGACTGGTTCGTGGCACCAAAAAAACATTCCGATGTGTAGCACTTGGCAACCCTGACCCCACAATCATATGGGAGTTCTTCCCACAGGCATCTCAAACTAGCAGGATATCTTGGGGTAGAACTATCAAACTGGACCCTGACACAAGTGGAGTCTATGTGTGTACTGCTAACAACACAGTTGGTGGAATTTCCTATAAATTGACCAAGACTTTGACCGTTACTGTCT ATCCTGTTGATGCCATCAGACTAATTCCAGATGTCAGAGAATGGAGACTGGTTCGTGGCACCAAAAAAACATTTGACTGTGTAACACTTGGCAACCCTGAGCCCACAATCATGTGGGAGTTCTTCCCGCAGGCATCTCAAACCAGCAAGATATCTTGGGGTAGATCTATTGAACTGGACCCTGACACAAGTGGAGTCTATGTGTGTACGGCTAACAACACAGTTGGTGGAATCTCCAATAAGTTGACCAAGACTTTGACCGTTACTGTCT ATGTTCCTCCAACACCAGTGCCACCATCAACTAAAGAACCGTCGACAAAGCCTGTCTCCACCACAAAGAAAAGTGGCGCCCCTCCTGCCCCTTCTACAG ATAAAAACAAGATTATTATTGGAAGTATCATCcctattttaatcatcatcatcattgtgattattgttatcattttgtaCAAACGGAGAGCTAAACCAGCAGAAATTGAAG AACCTCCAGAAAAACCACGAAA CAATCACAGTGAGGTCAATATGATGAACACAAAACCGGACCTTGTCCATTCTACTGGAATTGAAAAGAAAGTACCTATGTACAACAAT GGATTTGACCATGGAGGCGAAGATGACTTAAGTTCCATGGAAGTTACATTCGATGACAAACCTCGCAGCAGGAAACCAGTGATTCCACTCTCCAGTCCCGACACCTACAACACAACATTACCATGTGTCTAG